Within the Osmerus mordax isolate fOsmMor3 chromosome 6, fOsmMor3.pri, whole genome shotgun sequence genome, the region gcgtgtgtgtgtgtgtgtatgagaaggtgtgtgtgtgtgttggaggctaCGTACGGTGTCCAGAGCCTGGGGAAGGCGTCAATCTCCTCCTGGCTGTACTCGTTGAGTTTGCGTGGGATCTCTCTGGGCTGAGGGAGCTCCTCTGTCAGGTTGGCCAGGATGTCCTCTGGGAGCTcctacaggggaggggagaggttggaggttgaatagggtgggagaggagtggttagtggaggagcaggggaggggttagaggaggagaggggttagagcaggggagggggcagaggagagctTAGAGgtaaggacaggggagagaaggagcatGGGAAGGGTTAGAAGATGAACAGGGAGGGGTTagtgaggggcaggggagggattaGAGGAGGATTTAAGGATGGGGttagagggggagcaggggagaggttagagaaggggagggaagagcagGGGAGGCCAGGTGGGGTAAAAAGGATCATGGGTGGAGTTAAACCAGGTAGGGGTAGGATAAGTTACGGAGGCTTACATCTTCTGAGAAGAGGTGCAGTCGCTGCATCATGGTTCGTCTGGCCAAGTTTTTAGGGAGCATTCCATAGACAGCCAGCTTTACTATCTGGAAAAGACCCAAAGAGTGATTACTCTTCCCACATTTTAGAAAAGACCAACTTATTCTGGCCTCTGCAACAAAACAAATAAGAACAATGAAAATTCTCCACACGACTGCAATTCAATGCAAGAATGCTAGATAAGAAAATCGCCAAAATGTGCAAATGTCTCATTCACTCCTGGGACATTTCTTGGCATCTTTCCCCAGTTTTAATCCTTCATATGTATATAATAAACACCACCCCTGATGGCTTAATCAAGGCTTTGCCTATAATTTCTGACCTGCTGCCTTGATGATGGATGAGTGCTGTCTGGGGAAATAATCACTCACCATGATACCAAGGGgtgagcgtctgtgtgtggtcAAATGCAGGGAGGGGGCTCACCCCGAATGTGATCATTACCCACAATTACCCCTGATAGATTCCTACCCTGCTGGAATAACTCAGCCAGGGGATGGGCATCCATCTCATTAATGGAGGCTAATGTGCCAACCCAAAGATAGGGTTGGGAAACAAGGGCCATGCTCTGGGCTGTATAGTATGGCAAGTAAAGGTGTATAGCTTTGCTGAGATCCTGCAGGCACAATTAGATCTACATACCGCTTTGGGATCTTTCAAATGGAGCTGGGTGGCTGTGACTTGTTTGAATCCACCAGGATACCTTTGAGGGGCAGAGGAGAACACAACCGCTTGAATCACATAAAACACTAATCCAGACAAATGTATTGTGGCTACACCTTATAAACTGTAAGTCAATTTAATTGCCCTGTCATCGTATATACACTAATTCACAGGTTTGACAGAGATTTGAAATAACAGGGTAATTCCCTCAGTTTCTATGTAGCAGTTCTGTGGAATAACAGATTACAGTTTCAGGAGGAAGTCAAACATGTTTTCAAGAGGACCTTAGATGAAGTGCATTAGGTGGCAAATCAGGGTAAAAACAAAGTCGACAAGCAGCATACTTACAGCTGCTAGACAAAGGAATATTGAACTGGGCCACAACACGTAGTCTATGTTCAGATAAGAAAACAACACAGTAAACATTACCCAGAGTGAGTGGAGTAGACTTTCTGTTCCCACTTGTTCCCAGAGAAGGCTATATGTCTAGTGTTCATAACTACCACATGGTCCCCACAGTCACCtggagaagaaacacacacagttgagaGAAAGGCTTACAAAGTATACACCTTGTATCCTCCAAGTCCCTTTCCAGTCTATCCAAAAGCCAAATGACAGGTAGGTAGAAGACATGCTTTAAAACGGGCTGGAATAAATATGCAATACAGAGATAAAACACAAATAAAGACCAATTATTTTTGGATAGCTTTTAACAACAGTATGATATCAAATAAGAGGACAGACAAGCTCTAATGCTGATAGTGCTTGTGATCTTTTATCACCACCATGTGGTCATTTTTATAGTTCCATTACAAACGGGACCTGGCTCCATAATGCTTGTGAAGGACACTGTTTATCCATTACTAAACGTATGCAGTTGTTTTAGATAATTATAATATTAATGGCAATTTGGGACTCACTTAGTGCGTGGTAAATCGGCTTGTGTTTGCCCTTCAGCCTGATTGCACACATGGTTGCAATCTTCCCCGGAGGCTGCATCCTGGCGTCGATCAGGTACCACGACCGTGCAAAAGTGGCCCATTGCTGAGTAAAGGTGTAAAACCAATCATACACAGCACAAATCACTCACAACGCAATCATATTCAATCATCTTAAAGGTGCTAAGCCTCCTCTACACTGTAGTAGTCTACAATTACAAAGACCATATCACTC harbors:
- the mrpl13 gene encoding 39S ribosomal protein L13, mitochondrial, whose translation is MSSFTKSAQQWATFARSWYLIDARMQPPGKIATMCAIRLKGKHKPIYHALSDCGDHVVVMNTRHIAFSGNKWEQKVYSTHSGYPGGFKQVTATQLHLKDPKAIVKLAVYGMLPKNLARRTMMQRLHLFSEDELPEDILANLTEELPQPREIPRKLNEYSQEEIDAFPRLWTPPKDYRMK